From Coffea arabica cultivar ET-39 chromosome 9c, Coffea Arabica ET-39 HiFi, whole genome shotgun sequence, one genomic window encodes:
- the LOC140014092 gene encoding uncharacterized protein gives MAIVINRLESQVQGKLPSQSELNPKNVSTMTLRSGKKIQRSELRIPTDKDKEKIENEFEKEDSNGKNPVVLPDLIVEVKAHPSPFPSRLEKPKKQDKEKEILEVFRKVEINISLLNTIKQVPKYAKFLRDMCVNQRRLRGNERVIVGENVSAFLQRKLPPKCGDPNMFTIPCRIGNILIRQAMLDLGALINVMSKSIYASLNLGPLKEIEIIIQLADRTNAYPDGLVEDVLVKINELVFPTDFYEVFEIVGRNELEIALTKHLELKTTPKVEWSENLKCTIGALHLLPIITRRYKLAPVFVLECHQMVLPSVVQAPVLELKPLPKHLKYAYLGKKETLPVIMSAGLLETQEKKLIRVLREHKKAIGWTIADIKGINPSIYMHRIRLEEDAKPI, from the exons ATGGCGATAGTAATTAACCGCCTAGaatcccaagtccaagggaAACTGCCGTCTCAATCTGAATTGAATCCGAAGAACGTAAGTACGATGACCTTAAGGAGCGGGAAGAAAATTCAGAGATCCGAACTCAGGATTCCAACGGACAAGGATAAGGAAAAGATTGAGAACGAGTTTGAGAAGGAGGACAGTAATGGCAAAAATCCAGTGGTACTCCCTGACTTAATCGTTGAGGTTAAAGCTCATCCGTCTCCTTTTCCCAGTAGGTTGGAGAAACCGAAAAAGCAAGATAAGGAGAAAGAGATCCTGGAGGTGTTCCGCAAGGTAGAGATCAATATTTCATTACTAAACACAATCAAACAAGTGCCCAAATACGCAAAGTTTTTGAGGGACATGTGTGTCAACCAACGAAGGCTGAGGGGAAATGAAAGAGTTATTGTGGGGGAGAACGTGTCAGCATTTCTACAAAGGAAACTACCACCAAAGTGCGGAGACCCAAATATGTTTACTATCCCCTGTAGGATAGGTAATATTTTGATTAGACAGGCCATGCTGGACTTGGGAGCATTGATTAATGTAATGTCTAAATCTATCTATGCTTCCCTGAACCTAGGTCCATTAAAAGAAATTGAGATAATAATTCAATTAGCTGACCGAACAAATGCATACCCTGATGGGTTGGTTGAGGATGTGTTGGTCAAAATTAATGAATTGGTGTTCCCAACTGACTTTTAC GAAGTGTTTGAAATTGTTGGCAGGAATGAATTAGAGATCGCTTTGACCAAACATCTTGAGTTGAAGACAACTCCCAAGGTGGAATGGAGTGAAAATCTGAAATGTACAATAGGGGCATTACATTTATTGCCGATCATAACGAGAAGATATAAGCTCGCACCTGTTTTTGTACTCGAATGCCACCAGATGGTACTTccatctgtggtgcaggcacctgtATTGGAGTTGAAACCTCTGCCGAAACACTTAAAATATGCGTATCTGGGTAAAAAGGAAACACTTCCGGTGATTATGTCAGCAGGACTATTAGAAACCCAAGAGAAGAAACTAATTCGAGTTCTGAGAGAACACAAAAAGGCGATAGGGTGGACCATCGCTGATATTAAGGGGATCAACCCTTCCATCTATATGCACCGAATAAGGTTGGAAGAGGATGCCAAACCTATATAG